One region of Balneolaceae bacterium genomic DNA includes:
- a CDS encoding choice-of-anchor Q domain-containing protein — protein sequence MSSPTIEVISGGAIYNDGAGGESSPLIANAIFFNNKAVFGGAIRNVGGGIDGSGPSTPVITNSIFYNNTAFDKGGAIYNTGANGEASNPVITNSIIYGNGDEIFNRIATPIITYSLVDGGYPGTGNIDANPQFVNSGDVAGPDGVFATTDDGLQLQPNSPAIDTGNNSAVPDGLTTDLTGTARIQYENVDMGAYEKPDPALTIYVDASATGAGNGSSWNDAFPDLQDAISFATENDQIWIAEGTYYPGTDRNDSFRINGNKNGLKIYGGFAGNESTRSGRDPGAHPVVLSGEIGTSGNHSDNSYHVLFFDGRNFDNITRATVLDGVTVTAGYARENATDFPHNAGGGLFCNGRRRAATHAAPPSPTLSSPTIKVI from the coding sequence TTGTCTTCACCGACAATCGAGGTAATTTCAGGTGGAGCTATCTACAACGATGGCGCTGGCGGTGAAAGCAGCCCCTTGATTGCCAATGCAATATTCTTCAATAACAAAGCTGTCTTTGGCGGCGCGATCCGAAATGTCGGAGGTGGAATAGATGGCAGCGGTCCGAGTACTCCTGTTATCACTAACAGCATTTTTTACAACAATACTGCTTTCGACAAAGGTGGAGCTATCTACAACACCGGCGCCAATGGGGAGGCAAGCAACCCCGTAATCACAAATAGTATTATCTATGGAAATGGTGACGAAATCTTTAACCGCATAGCCACTCCAATAATCACCTACTCCCTGGTGGACGGCGGCTATCCGGGTACCGGCAACATTGACGCCAATCCCCAATTTGTCAATTCGGGAGATGTGGCCGGCCCCGACGGCGTCTTCGCCACCACAGATGACGGGCTGCAACTGCAACCCAACAGCCCCGCCATCGATACAGGAAATAATAGTGCCGTACCTGATGGGTTGACCACAGACCTCACCGGTACGGCCCGTATCCAATACGAAAACGTCGATATGGGTGCCTATGAAAAGCCAGATCCGGCCCTGACGATCTACGTTGATGCCTCAGCTACCGGTGCAGGTAACGGATCGTCCTGGAATGATGCATTTCCTGACCTACAAGATGCAATTTCATTTGCTACGGAAAATGACCAGATTTGGATAGCGGAGGGGACGTATTATCCGGGTACGGACCGGAACGATAGTTTCAGAATCAACGGTAACAAAAATGGCCTGAAGATCTACGGGGGCTTTGCCGGTAACGAATCAACCCGTTCCGGCCGCGATCCCGGCGCCCATCCCGTCGTCCTCTCCGGGGAGATCGGTACCTCCGGTAACCACTCGGACAACAGCTACCATGTGCTCTTCTTTGACGGCAGAAATTTCGATAACATCACCCGTGCCACCGTGCTCGACGGCGTGACGGTGACTGCCGGCTACGCCAGAGAAAACGCCACTGATTTCCCCCATAACGCGGGCGGCGGCCTGTTCTGTAACGGCCGCCGGAGAGCGGCAACACATGCAGCCCCACCCTCTCCAACATTGTCTTCACCGACAATCAAGGTAATTTAG